The following DNA comes from Pseudomonas sp. Tri1.
AACAGGCAGCCGATAAGCAGGGCACGAATCATCCGCTGGCTCCTTCGACGGGCTTGCGAGCCACCACATTGACCAGGGTTTCCTCCCGCTCGCCGAACGGCTTGGGGCGGCGCAGGCCAAAACGCTCCAGCAAGCCGAAGTCCTTGGCGCGACTCCACCACAGATATGGGTAGGACACGTTGCGGGCTTCGAATTGGAAGCCTTGGCTGCGGATCATGTCCAGGTACTGGGCGGCACTTTTCTGCACGTGCATGGGGTGACGGAACAGCCAGCGGATCACCCAGGTATCGATGTAGGCCTCGGTGGATTCGGCGAACATCAGGTAGCCACCGGGCTTGAGTACGCGATAGAACTCGGCGAGGGCTTTTTCCTGCTCCACCAGATGATGGAAGGTCTGGTGGCAGAACAACAGGTCGACGCTGGCATCCGGCACCGCCAACGTCGCGCAATCGCTGCCGATCAGTTCCACGGTCATGCCCTGGCGCGTCGCTTCCTCCAAGCTCAGGTCGAGACTATGGGGGTCGGCGTCGACCCCGATCAGGCGCTGCGGCGTGAACACCTGGCGCAGGTACTGGAACGATTTGCCCTGGCCGCAGCCGGCGTCCAGCAGCACCGGGTTGGCCGGCAGCGGGGTACTGAACAGGCTGCGCAGGTCGTTGATCGCTACCCGCAACACATGGTGCTGCCAGGTGCGGCTGCGCAGGAACCAGAAACCGAAGCGGGTCTCTTCGACGTAGTTGTCGCTCAGGTAGCTCATGGCTGCAGACTCATGGTGCCGGGCTCGCGCAGATTTCCGAGAGCATGCGCAGGCGCCGCTTGGGTTCGCTGACGAACGGGTTGCGCTGATCCCAGGCATAGCCGGCCAGGATCGAGCTGATCATGCGCCGAATGTCGTCCGAGCCTTCGGTGTAGAAAATCACGTCCTGGAACGTGCCGGCGTACCAGCCCTCGACGTAGCAGCGGAAGGTATCGACGCCGCGCTTGAGCGGTTCGGCGAACTCGCTCTGCCAGTCCACGCTCTCGCCTTGCAGCTGGCGATGCAGCACGTCGGCGGCCATGCTCGCCGAGCGCATGGCGATGGTCACACCGGAGGAGAACACCGGGTCGAGGAATTCCGCGGCGTTGCCCAGCAGGGCGAAGCCAGGGCCGTGCAGGGTCTTGACGTTGGCCGAGTAGCCACCAATGGTCCGCGCCGGGGTATCCCACACCGCGTTCTGCAGCACTCCGGCCAGGCTTGGGGTTTCGTCGATGAAACCGCGCAGGCAGGCGTCTAGGTCGTCGGTGCGGCCGGCGAAATGTTCCGCGGCGGCGACCACGCCCACCGAGCAACGTCCGTCGCTGAACGGAATGGTCCAGAACCACACGTCGCGCTTGCTCGGGTGGGTGGTGATGAGGATCTTTTCGCGGTCGAAGGTCGCAGCGTCGATGCGATCTTCAATGTGGGTGAACACCGCTTGGCGTACCGGAAAATTCGACGGTGCCTCAAGGTCCAGCAGGCGCGGCAAGACTCGCCCGTAGCCGCTGGCGTCGAGCACGAAATCGGCCTCGACCCGGTACTCGCTGCCGTCCTCGCGTTGCACGCCCAGTCGGGGTTTCGGTGCATCGAAATCGACGCTGGCAATGGCTTGGCCATAGCGGATCTCCACACCTTGCAGCGCCGCCTGATCGGCCAGCAACTTGTCGAAGTCCGCGCGCTGCACCTGGAAGGTCGTGGGCTTGCCGTTGCTGAAGGTGTCGCCGAAGTCGAAGGCGCTGTAGCGCTCGCCCCAGGCGAACGCCGCACCGTTCTTGCGCTGGAATCCGGCGGCGTTCACCGCGTCGAGCATGCCGGCCTCTTCGACGAAGTCCAGGCAATGGGACAACAGGCTTTCGCCGATAGAGAACCGTGGGAAATGCTGACGCTCGATGACCAGTACATCGTGGCCCTTGCGCTTGAGCAGTGCGGCCGCGATGGCGCCGGAAGGGCCGGCGCCGATGATGACGACCTGGCGATATTCCGTTTCAGTAACAGGCATTGGAATTCCTCGAATATCCATAGTCATCGTGGGTCTTGTCCTTGAGCGGATATGGGGTGTTCCTGGTGCCCGGCCCACGGCGCCAGCATGAAACTGAACGCCAGCCCCAGGCTCACCGCCAGGCCGAAATTACTCACCGCCGGTGTGCTGGACAGCGCCAGCAGGCCGAACGACAGCCAGGTGGTGATCGCCGCCAGCAACGTGCCCAGCAGGCTCACCGCCGCGCCGCCGATCTGCTCACGCATCAGGATCGCGTAGTCGACGCCGATGGCCGTCACCAACAACAGGCCGAACAGGCTGAACAGCGTCAACGGCTGCCCCAGCCAGCCGAGGCTCGCCAGGCTGCACAGCGCGGCCAGCAGCGGCAGGGCGACGATGCGCAAGGCACCGCCGACGCCGAATGGCCAGATCAACACCAGCACGATCAGCGCGCAGGACGCCAGTTTCAACTCGGCGGCGCTGATCTGCGTAGCGGCAAACACCCGGTTCAAGTCCCCCAGGCGATCCACCAGTTGGACACCGGGCAGATCCACCGCCTGCACCCGCAGCAGCGCCGCATCGTTCAAACCTTGCAAGCTGATCACCGCCGCCACGCCTTGCGCCGTCGGGCCGAGCCAGAGTGTGCGATACGGCTCGGCCAACGGACCGCTCAGCGCGGCGTCAATGTCGGTCACCGGCAGGGCCTGTAACTGCGCCAGCTCCCCTTGCAGGGCTGCGACCGGGACGCCCAGGTCCAGCAGCGGCTGCCAGAACGTTGGCAGCCGGGCCAGGGCCTCGCGCACTTTCTGCTGTTCGGCCGGCGGGCTGACCAATTGGTTCAGCGACAGGTAGCCCTGGAGTTTTTCCAGGCCGATCAACTGATCCAGGCGTTCGTTGAGGGCGGTCTGGCGCTCCAGCAGCTGTGGCTGGTTATCGGCACGGATCAGGAAGAACTGGCTGGTGGGCTGGAAACCGGTGATGCGGGCGACATCGCGGGCTTCATCGGTCAGGTGCTGGGGCGTGCCGATCCACTGGCGGATGTCGTTTTTCGTGGTCAGGTGCCAGAGCCCGCCCGCGCAGAACGTCAGCAGCAACGCCAGCAGGACCGGCGTGCGCACTCGTTTGAGCAGAGCTTCGCGGGCCTTGAGCAGGTATTGGCAGACCTTGAGCGGCCATTGCGCCGGACGCAGCTCTGCGCCCTTGAGCAGCGCCGGCAGCAGGCAGACCGCGCTCAGGTAGGCGCCGAGCAGGCCGGCAGCGGAAAATATCGCGATCTGGGTCAGGGCCGGGAAAGGCGTCCAAGCCAGGGCCAGGTAACCGATGCAGGTGGTCACAAGGCTCAGGCTCAGCCCCGGCAGGGTCAGGCGCAAGGCCGGCCAACTGCGCCACGGCTTGAGGCTCCAGCTCTTGGACAGGTAGTGCAGCGGGTAATCCACGGCCACGCCGATCAGGCTGGAACCCAACACCAGGGTCATGACATGCATGCGGCCAAACAGGGCCACGCAGGCCACCGCGCCGAACAGCATGCCCACCAATACGGGCACGAACGCCAGCCACACCCGCAGGCGTCGGAAGGCCAGTAACAACAGCAACAGAATACCGACTGTCGCCCCACCGCCGACCCAGGTGATTTCCCGCGATGCCTGTTGCTGGCCGCTGGCGGCGTACAGCAGGCCACTGGCCGCCAGCAGTTGACCTTGGGCCTGGCCGGCCTGATCACGGCTATGTTGCAGCAACTCGGCCACTTGCAGTGGCAGGTTCATGTCGAAAGCGTTGCCATGGGTGCGGGCCCGCAGCATCACCCAATGTTTGCCGTCGGCTTCGGCGATCAACGCCCCGCTGCCCACGTCCAGTTGTATCGCGCCGCGTTGCGGCTGGCTGTTCTGGATGCGTCCGGTCAGCCCCAGCCAGTCGTCCTGGCTCGGCACCAGGCTGAAGCCGCTGAACGGATCGAACAGGGCCTGTACCCGTTGTTGGATGAACGCCTCGGGCTGGTCGATCAATTGCTGCCGGTCTGCCGTCGAGAGCATCGCCAGCCGACCGTCAAGCAATTGCCTGCGCAGGGCTGGCAGGTCAGCCTGCAACGTCCACTGGACTTTGTCGAACAGGCCGCTGGCCTGCCACTGCTCGCCCAGGTTCTGCGCCAGGGCAATGGCTTGCTGGCGATCCGTGTGACCGACCAGCACGAGCACCTCGCGATTGAGCGGCTCCTGCATGCGTTGTTCAGCGATCAGTTCCAGGGCATCGGGAGACGTACCCGGCACCAGTTCCATGAGGTTGACCGACAGTGGCGCACCGTTGCGCCATTGCCAACCGGCGAGTGCCAGCACTGCCAGCAGCAGGATCAGGAACAGGCGTGGCAACATCCGCTCACTCGGCAAAATCATGTTGCTCCGCTTCGCTCAAGGGTTGCGTGCTGGTAGCGTCCTGCATGCGCAGCACGGTGCTGTCGCCCTGGGTTTCCAGCAGTTCAATGCGCTGCACCAGTTCGCCGCCGTCGATGTTGATCTGGTTGAAGACCTGTTTGAGCAGCACCGAGCGCGGTGTCAGGGTGAGCTTCCATTGTTGCGGCTCACCGGACAGGCTCAGTTCGAAATCCCGTTGCAAGCCACTGCTGTCGCCTTGTAACACCGCCAGGAACAGACGGTTCTGCTCGGCGCCGGCGCTCTTGTTCGGCAGCATTTGCCAGGCGTTGCCATCGCGCCGGGCGATGCCTTGCGCGGTGATGCGGTAGTCCTGTTGCAGCGGGGTTTGCAGCAGCCAGAGCAGGCCGTGGTTTTTCGCCAGGACAAAACGGCCCTTGCTGGTGAGGGGCTGGGGCAGGGCGCGCAGGTGTTTTTCCTGAATGAACTGCCCGTGGATCACGTCCGGGCGGGCCAGTTGCTCACTCAGCTGTTGCAGGTCGAAGGCCTGGGCCAGGGGCGACAGGCAGCACAACAGCAGCCAGGCTGACAGGCGCTTCATGGCAGCTTCCTTTCGACGGCATCGACAAACACCCGGGGCGAGGCCAGCAGCATTTCCCGGCTGGCCATGTCCACGGCCACCTGCACGGAGCTGGCGCGGGTCAGGCGTTCGCCGGTTGCCGCGTCGCTGATCAGGTAGTTGATCTTCAGCCGGTTTTCCCATTCCACCAGGCTGGCGCGCACGGTCAGGGTCTGGCCGAACACGGCGCTGCGTACGTAGCGCAGTTGCAGGTCGATGATTGGCCACGCATGGCCGGACTCGAGCATGTCGTTGTAGTTGTGGCCGATCAGGTCGAGCAAGGCGCAGCGGGCCACTTCCAGGTATTTGACGTAATGACCGTGCCAGACCACGTTCATCGAATCGACGTCGAAAAACGGCACCTCGATCCGGGTGTCGACGTGCAGGACTCCCTTACTGCGCATGCAGCCTCCAGTGTTGTGCGGCGATGCGCTGCAGGCACAGGCGCAGTTCGCCTTCCAGGGCACGGTCTTCGATCACCGGTGGGAAGTCCTCGGCCAGTTGTTCGCGCATGGCGGCCAGGGCCGGCGGCAGTGGTCGCGCGTCTTCAGCACGGCTGCGCAGCCACACGCCCTGGTTGGCGGCCAGTAGCGTCGCGGCGGCCACTTGTTCGGTCAGCTCCAGCACGCGGATCGCATCCCGGGCGGCGATGGTGCCCATGCTCACCTTGTCCTGGTTGTGGCATTCGGTGGAGCGTGAGAACACGCTGGCCGGCATGGTGTTTTTCAGGGCTTCGGCGGTCCAGGCGCTGGTGCCGATCTGCACGGCCTTGAAACCATGGTTGAGCATTGCCCGGTCGGCGCTGGCGCCGGACAGGTTGCTCGGCAGGCCATGGTTGTAACGCTCGTCCACCAGCAGCGCGAGTTGCCGATCCAGCAAGTCGGCGACGTTGGCCACCAGGTTCTTCAGGCTGTCCATGGCGAAGGCGATATGCCCGCCGTAGAAATGCCCACCGTGCAGCACCCGCTCGGCTTCGGCGTCGATGATCGGGTTGTCGTTGGCGCTGTTGAGTTCGGTTTCGATGAACGAACGCAGCCAGTTCAGGCTGTCGGCCAGCACGCCGAGCACATGGGGTGCGCAGCGCAGGGAATAGCGATCCTGCAGGCGATGCAGCGGCGCGGTCGGGGCGTCGATCGCCAGGTCCTGGCGCAGCCACGCGGCAACTTGCATCTGCCCTGGGTGTGGCTTGGCGGCGAACAAGCGTTCGTCGAAGTGTTCCGGATTGCCTTGCAGGGCGACGACGTTGAGCGCGGTGATGCGGGTCGCCAGCTGCAGCAGGTAGTCCGCGCGGGCGAAGGCCAGGCAGGCCAGGCCGGTCATCACGGCGGTGCCGTTCATCAGCGCCAGGGCTTCCTTGGGTCGCAGCACCAACGGGGTCCAGCCCAGCTCGCGGTGCACATCGGCGGCCAGACGGCGTTCGCCACGGAACATCACGTCCCGTTCGCCGGACAGGGTCGCGGCGACGTAGGACAGCGGCGTCAGGTCGCCGCTGGCACCCACTGAACCTTCTTCCGGGATCAGCGGCAGGATGTCGTGTTCGAGAAAGGCCTGCAGGCGTTCCAGCAACTCCACCCGTACCCCGGACACGCCGTGGCACAGCGACTGCAAACGCGCCGCCAGCACTGCACGGGTGGCCTGGGCGTCCAGCAGCTTGCCCAGGCCGCAGCCGTGGAACGTATACAAGTGACGTGGCAGGGCTTCGACGTGGTGCAATGGCACGGCCACCACGCAGGAATCGCCGTAACCGGTGGTTACGCCGTAGATCACGCCTTCCTTGTCCAGCAAAGAGTCGAGGAATTGCGCACCCTTGGCGATGCGCTGGCGGAACGCCGGGTCATCCTGCAACTGTGTCGGCGCCTGACGGTTGGCCAGGGCCAAGACATCTTCGATGCGCAAGGGGCGTTCGCCGAAGGTTACCGGCTCAAGAGTGGGCTTCGTCATCGGTCTTCCAGAAAGGGTAAAAGTTGAACCACTGTTGCGGCGCCTGGAGGCAATACTGCGCCAGGCGTTCGGCGTAGCGGCCGGCCCAGAGGGCGATCACTTGCTCGCGGTCGGTGCGTTTCCACGCCACGGCATCGGCGAAGGGCTCGAGGGTGACTCGATAGCGTCCCTCGTGCTTGAGGCACATCAGCAGGTTGACCGGGCATTTCAGCAGGCCGGCCAGCAGCCACGGCCCTTGGGGAAATGCGGCGCGATGGCCCATGAAGTCCACGGTCACACTGCGCCCGCCGTGCAGCGGCACGCGGTCGCCGGCGATTGCCAGCCACTCGCCGCGCTCCAGGCGTTCGCTCAGTTGCAACATGATCAGCGGGTCCAGCTCGCTGACCTGGATCAGCCGCAGGTGCGTGGCACCGGCTTCGCCCAGCAGGCGATTGAACTGCTCGGCGTGCTTGGTGTGCACCAGCACGTTCATGGTCACTTTCTCGCCCAGCTCGGCCAGGGCCCGGCACATCTCCAGGTTGCCCAGGTGTGCGCCCACCAGCATCTGCCCGCGGGTGTCACGCAAGTGATTGCGCAGCAGCGCCTTGTCGACGATTTCGATCTGTTCGATGCTCAGCTTGCCGTTCCAGACATCGAGCTTGTCCAGCAGGGAGTCGGCAAACGCCATGAACTGGCCGAACACCCGCCGGTGGGTCGGACGTAGCTCGGGGCGCTCGCT
Coding sequences within:
- a CDS encoding glycosyl transferase — translated: MSLQADKQHWADRQERGSFWLMKFTAFAAKVLGRRLLSPLLYGIVLYFFVFGRSARQAAWQYQQRLADWSERPELRPTHRRVFGQFMAFADSLLDKLDVWNGKLSIEQIEIVDKALLRNHLRDTRGQMLVGAHLGNLEMCRALAELGEKVTMNVLVHTKHAEQFNRLLGEAGATHLRLIQVSELDPLIMLQLSERLERGEWLAIAGDRVPLHGGRSVTVDFMGHRAAFPQGPWLLAGLLKCPVNLLMCLKHEGRYRVTLEPFADAVAWKRTDREQVIALWAGRYAERLAQYCLQAPQQWFNFYPFWKTDDEAHS
- a CDS encoding acyl-CoA thioesterase gives rise to the protein MRSKGVLHVDTRIEVPFFDVDSMNVVWHGHYVKYLEVARCALLDLIGHNYNDMLESGHAWPIIDLQLRYVRSAVFGQTLTVRASLVEWENRLKINYLISDAATGERLTRASSVQVAVDMASREMLLASPRVFVDAVERKLP
- a CDS encoding class I SAM-dependent methyltransferase — translated: MSYLSDNYVEETRFGFWFLRSRTWQHHVLRVAINDLRSLFSTPLPANPVLLDAGCGQGKSFQYLRQVFTPQRLIGVDADPHSLDLSLEEATRQGMTVELIGSDCATLAVPDASVDLLFCHQTFHHLVEQEKALAEFYRVLKPGGYLMFAESTEAYIDTWVIRWLFRHPMHVQKSAAQYLDMIRSQGFQFEARNVSYPYLWWSRAKDFGLLERFGLRRPKPFGEREETLVNVVARKPVEGASG
- a CDS encoding outer membrane lipoprotein carrier protein LolA; translated protein: MKRLSAWLLLCCLSPLAQAFDLQQLSEQLARPDVIHGQFIQEKHLRALPQPLTSKGRFVLAKNHGLLWLLQTPLQQDYRITAQGIARRDGNAWQMLPNKSAGAEQNRLFLAVLQGDSSGLQRDFELSLSGEPQQWKLTLTPRSVLLKQVFNQINIDGGELVQRIELLETQGDSTVLRMQDATSTQPLSEAEQHDFAE
- a CDS encoding NAD(P)/FAD-dependent oxidoreductase, whose protein sequence is MPVTETEYRQVVIIGAGPSGAIAAALLKRKGHDVLVIERQHFPRFSIGESLLSHCLDFVEEAGMLDAVNAAGFQRKNGAAFAWGERYSAFDFGDTFSNGKPTTFQVQRADFDKLLADQAALQGVEIRYGQAIASVDFDAPKPRLGVQREDGSEYRVEADFVLDASGYGRVLPRLLDLEAPSNFPVRQAVFTHIEDRIDAATFDREKILITTHPSKRDVWFWTIPFSDGRCSVGVVAAAEHFAGRTDDLDACLRGFIDETPSLAGVLQNAVWDTPARTIGGYSANVKTLHGPGFALLGNAAEFLDPVFSSGVTIAMRSASMAADVLHRQLQGESVDWQSEFAEPLKRGVDTFRCYVEGWYAGTFQDVIFYTEGSDDIRRMISSILAGYAWDQRNPFVSEPKRRLRMLSEICASPAP
- a CDS encoding aromatic amino acid ammonia-lyase, which gives rise to MTKPTLEPVTFGERPLRIEDVLALANRQAPTQLQDDPAFRQRIAKGAQFLDSLLDKEGVIYGVTTGYGDSCVVAVPLHHVEALPRHLYTFHGCGLGKLLDAQATRAVLAARLQSLCHGVSGVRVELLERLQAFLEHDILPLIPEEGSVGASGDLTPLSYVAATLSGERDVMFRGERRLAADVHRELGWTPLVLRPKEALALMNGTAVMTGLACLAFARADYLLQLATRITALNVVALQGNPEHFDERLFAAKPHPGQMQVAAWLRQDLAIDAPTAPLHRLQDRYSLRCAPHVLGVLADSLNWLRSFIETELNSANDNPIIDAEAERVLHGGHFYGGHIAFAMDSLKNLVANVADLLDRQLALLVDERYNHGLPSNLSGASADRAMLNHGFKAVQIGTSAWTAEALKNTMPASVFSRSTECHNQDKVSMGTIAARDAIRVLELTEQVAAATLLAANQGVWLRSRAEDARPLPPALAAMREQLAEDFPPVIEDRALEGELRLCLQRIAAQHWRLHAQ